The window AGTGGAAGAGTATTCCTATTTTGTAAGCAATGTTTTAGTGCAAGttagacatgtatttttaccagactattctttagttttgtctctatttaaaaaatctgtgttttttattttattttatatatgacaGTTCCTTGAATATCAGTAGGTTGACGAGTCTCGAACGATGATGATCTTTGGGCTATATCCTGTAAAACGAGAACACTGaatcagaggagaccggtggggaccggccaaaagtcctccgatgATGAAATTAGTGACTTTGGAACTCTCTGTAAGGAAGAAgtattttcttaaataaaattgtttgaaTGCCTTACCCTTCATCGAAGAATCCTTATATAGTATTTGTGGAACAGTTATTTGTTTAATAACCGTTCCtaatgtcgaggagtccggagaattggggtaacttccataaccgctatggaagttacctaggtTGGACGGCCCGTTCCATGGTGAACTCGTCCATCTTTTATTAAAGACGGACGAGACCATCTAGGACGGCTCGCCCACTGTCTAGGTGATGATGGGTAAGATTCCCATAGGATCTAGTCCGTCCAAAGACGGACGAGATTAGCCAGGACGCTTGGGAGATCACTTAGCCTGCTTGGTTTGTCCTAGCTTGTGTTTCGCTGGATGATGCATATGGACGAGTTCAGGAGTTCATGTTTTTTatgacaccatcagttgccccctcgtccATGTAAGTCGTCCAATGAGTGGGGTGAGCTGCCGACACGTCCTTGGGTGCATATAATTGGTCAATAAATCATTGCGccacatgtcatttttttattagcGACTGGTCCCGTCGATTTAGTTTTCCAAGGTAGATGCCACGTGTCATTTTCGTATTGGTAGAGTCGTTTCAAATGCCTAGGTCAGCatcctataaatagtggaatgcCTCTCTTAACCTTTATCATTTCAGAGattttcttccttgacatcCATCGTCTAGAGATTTTCTTCAAAGAGCTCCTTCACCACTCTCCCATCTCAAAACCCACCCTCCAAAACCTCCATATTTACTTCCACGCCACTCTCTCACCAccgcaccaccaccaccgcctcCGCCACAAGACGCCGCGACCTTAGCTAAACTAATCCTCAGCTCCGAcccaaaaaccctaacccaaaCCCTCCAAGACCCTCAAATCCAATGGACCCAAGACCTAGTCAACAAAACCCTCAAGCTCCTCTGGAACCACGGACCCAAAGCCCTCCACTTCTTCAAAACCCTAGACCACCACCACGCCAATTTCACTCACTCCGCCGCCTCATTCGACCACGCCATCGACATCGCCGCTCGTATGCGCGACTACAAGGCGGTGTGGGGCCTCATGGCCCGAATGCGCTCTCGCCGCCTCGGCCCAAGCCCGAAAACCTTTGCCATTATCGCCAAAAGGTTCGCCGCCGCAGGTAAACCTGATAGAGCCTTCAAACTCTTCATGTCAATGCACGAACACGGTTGTTTTCAGGACTTGAATTCGTTCAACACTATTCTTGACATTTTGTGCAAATCGGAACGCGTTGAAATGGCTCATAACTTGTTTAAGATGTTAAAGGGTAGGTTTAAGGCTGATTGTGTTAGCTATAATATAATTGCaaatgggttttgtttgattaagCGGACGCCTAAGGCGTTGGAGGTGTTGAAGGAAATGGTTGAGAAGGGATTGAATCCGAGCTTAACGACGTATAATATAATGCTTAAAGGGTATTTTAGAGCTAGTCAGATTAAGGAAGCTTGGGAATTCTTTTTGCAAATGAAGAAAAGGAAATGTGGGATTGATGTTGTTACTTATACTACCTTGGTTCATGGGTTTGGTTGTGCGGGCAAGATTAAGAGAGCTAGAAAGGTTTTTGATGAGATGATTAAGGAAGGGGTGCTTCCTTCGGTTGTGACCTATAATGCTTTGATTCAGGTTTTGTGTAAGAAGGATAGTGTGGAAAATGCAGTTTTGGTTTTTGAAGAGATGGTGGGGAAGGGGTATGTGCCTAATTCGACGACTTATAATGTGTTGGTTAGAGGATTGTGTCACGCGGGTGAAATGGATAGGGCATTGGAGTTTATGGGAAGAATGAAGGAAGATGAGTGTGAGCCGAATGTTCAGACATATAACACTGTGATCCGTTATTTTTGTGATGCTGGAGAGATAGAAAAGGGTTTGGAGGTGTTTGAAAAGATGGGTAGTGGGGTTTGCTTGCGCAATTTGGATACATATAATGTTTTGATAAGTGCGATGTTTGTGAGGAAGAAATCGGATGATTTGTTGGTGGCTGGGAAGTTGTTGATTGAGATGGTTGAGAGAGGATTTTTGCCTCGAAAGTTCACTCTCAATCGGGTTTTGAATGGGCTTTTGCTAACTGGTAATCAAGGTTTTGCAAAAGAGATTTTGAGATTGCAGAGTAGATGTGGCCGTCTTCCACGTCAGTTCAAGCTGTGAAGCCTAGTGACATTGCACTCACATCCCTCTTGTCAAATATTGAAAACATTTCCTAATGTGAAGGGCTCCTATTGTTGTAGAAGCTGACTCATGATTGACAGTGTGGCTTTATAGGATGCACATCTCATTTGCTCTTCAAAGGAAACTGAAATTGCATTATGAATTTCAGTCATCACCTAAAATTGAGACATACAATACCTGCTTGTGTAAGCAGTccacaaagaaaaatttattttattgtggcTGTGGCGGTGGAGGTTTATAAATGGGAACAAAGCAATTGAGCATTAGAAATCCCTTTTTCAGCCTTTCAGTGGAAACAAAGTACAATTGTATGTGGCAACAATTGAGACAGGGCAACAGGTGATGATGGCCATTGATTTCATAAGTTTGAAAGTTGATTTGCTTCATCTTCCTAGTTCCTTCTGCTA of the Quercus robur chromosome 10, dhQueRobu3.1, whole genome shotgun sequence genome contains:
- the LOC126701711 gene encoding pentatricopeptide repeat-containing protein At1g74900, mitochondrial-like isoform X2, producing the protein MFTQLQRAPSPLSHLKTHPPKPPYLLPRHSLTTAPPPPPPPPQDAATLAKLILSSDPKTLTQTLQDPQIQWTQDLVNKTLKLLWNHGPKALHFFKTLDHHHANFTHSAASFDHAIDIAARMRDYKAVWGLVARMRSRRLGPSPKTFAIIAERFAAAGKPDRAFKLFMSMHEHGCFQDLNSFNTILDILCKSKRVEMAHNLFKMLKGRFKADCVSYNIIANGFCLIKRTPKALEVLKEMVEKGLNPSLTTYNIMLKGYFRASQIKEAWEFFLQMKKRKCGIDVVTYTTLVHGFGCAGKIKRARKVFDEMIKEGVLPSVVTYNALIQVLCKKDSVENAVLVFEEMVGKGYVPNSTTYNVLVRGLCHAGEMDRALEFMGRMKEDECEPNVQTYNTVIRYFCDAGEIEKGLEVFEKMGSGVCLRNLDTYNVLISAMFVRKKSDDLLVAGKLLIEMVERGFLPRKFTLNRVLNGLLLTGNQGFAKEILRLQSRCGRLPRQFKL